From Paenibacillus sp. V4I7, one genomic window encodes:
- a CDS encoding beta-galactosidase: protein MHGADYNPDQWQHDLHVLEEDIRMMKLAKCNVMAVGIFAWSALEPEEGVFTFDWLDRVLDKFAANGIYAWLATPSGARPAWMAEQYPEVLRVGPNRVRNLFGARHNHCYTSPVYREKVTIMNKQLAERYAQHPAVVGWHISNEYGGECHCNYCQEAFRGWLKRKYVTLDALNMAWWTSFWSHTYTNWSQIESPAPHGENLVHAMNLDWKRFVTDQTVDFCRHEIAPLKAENTELPVTTNLMDAYEGLNYWKFAAVLDVISWDAYPTWHNVADQSNLAAWFSLNHDMFRSLGGGKPFLLMESTPSLTNWQPISKLKKPGMHLLSSLQAVAHGSDSVQYFQWRKSRGASEKLHGAVIDHVGHEHTRVFQDVAELGGALEKLSDLIGTRVPAQTALIFDWENRWAVKDSQGPRNMGIKYEQTVLSHYRAFWEQGVPVDVIDMDCDFSKYKLVLAPMLYLVRPGVGERIEQFVANGGTFVTTYWSGIVDENDLCFQGGFPGPLRKTLGIWSEEIDGLHDHEVNRVLFTEGNALQITGEYEIRELCELIHTEGAETLAIYGDDFYAGRPALTVNAVGKGKAYYIAARTDQSFQSSFYKQILKEAGIDGALQTELPAEVTAQIRTDGVNEFIFLMNFSGKTHTITLDEQAYTDMLASDPASSVKISSSLLLQPYGVRVLKRSKR, encoded by the coding sequence ATGCACGGGGCCGATTATAATCCTGATCAGTGGCAGCACGATCTACATGTGTTGGAAGAAGATATCCGTATGATGAAGCTGGCCAAATGTAACGTGATGGCTGTCGGCATTTTTGCTTGGTCAGCGCTTGAGCCGGAGGAAGGTGTGTTCACCTTCGATTGGCTTGACCGTGTATTGGACAAATTCGCGGCCAATGGCATTTATGCGTGGTTGGCTACCCCGAGTGGCGCCAGACCGGCATGGATGGCGGAGCAATACCCGGAAGTGCTGCGGGTAGGTCCTAACCGGGTGCGCAATTTATTCGGTGCGCGTCATAATCATTGCTATACATCCCCAGTCTATCGGGAGAAAGTCACGATCATGAACAAGCAGTTGGCAGAGCGCTATGCGCAGCATCCTGCCGTAGTGGGCTGGCATATCTCCAATGAATATGGTGGGGAATGCCACTGTAACTATTGTCAGGAAGCTTTCCGCGGTTGGCTGAAGCGCAAATACGTAACGCTGGATGCTCTGAACATGGCGTGGTGGACTTCATTTTGGAGCCATACGTATACGAATTGGTCGCAGATTGAATCTCCTGCACCGCATGGCGAGAATCTTGTCCATGCGATGAATTTAGATTGGAAACGGTTCGTGACAGATCAAACGGTTGATTTCTGCCGTCATGAAATCGCTCCGCTGAAGGCGGAAAATACCGAGCTGCCCGTAACGACAAATCTCATGGACGCTTACGAAGGTCTTAATTACTGGAAGTTCGCCGCTGTACTGGATGTCATCTCATGGGATGCTTATCCAACTTGGCACAATGTGGCGGATCAAAGCAATCTAGCCGCATGGTTCTCGCTCAACCATGATATGTTTCGCTCGCTTGGTGGCGGTAAGCCTTTCCTGCTAATGGAGAGTACACCTAGCTTAACGAATTGGCAGCCCATTTCAAAACTGAAGAAGCCGGGCATGCATCTCCTTTCTTCCTTGCAAGCTGTCGCACATGGATCTGACTCCGTTCAGTATTTCCAGTGGCGCAAAAGCCGCGGAGCCAGCGAGAAGCTGCATGGAGCGGTGATAGATCACGTTGGTCATGAGCATACGCGTGTATTTCAAGATGTAGCTGAGCTTGGCGGCGCTTTGGAGAAGCTGTCTGATCTCATCGGGACACGAGTGCCCGCACAAACGGCATTAATTTTCGACTGGGAAAATCGCTGGGCCGTTAAGGATTCGCAAGGGCCTCGTAATATGGGAATCAAATATGAACAAACGGTTTTAAGTCACTATCGCGCATTTTGGGAACAAGGTGTTCCTGTCGATGTTATTGATATGGACTGTGATTTCAGCAAATATAAGCTGGTTCTTGCGCCAATGTTATATTTGGTACGCCCGGGAGTCGGAGAGCGAATCGAGCAGTTTGTCGCGAATGGGGGAACCTTCGTCACTACGTATTGGTCTGGCATCGTGGATGAGAATGACCTTTGCTTCCAAGGCGGCTTTCCAGGACCGCTTCGCAAAACGCTTGGCATCTGGTCTGAGGAAATCGACGGACTGCATGATCATGAGGTGAATCGTGTCCTCTTCACGGAGGGCAACGCTCTTCAAATCACAGGTGAATATGAGATTCGCGAGCTGTGCGAGCTGATTCATACAGAAGGTGCCGAGACTCTTGCCATCTATGGTGATGACTTCTATGCAGGCCGACCTGCGTTGACAGTCAATGCAGTTGGTAAAGGCAAAGCCTACTATATCGCAGCTCGTACAGATCAATCTTTCCAGAGCAGCTTCTATAAGCAGATTCTTAAAGAAGCTGGGATCGATGGTGCTCTACAAACAGAGCTGCCTGCAGAGGTTACAGCTCAAATTCGTACGGACGGTGTGAATGAGTTCATCTTCCTCATGAATTTTAGCGGTAAAACCCACACCATTACATTGGATGAACAAGCTTATACGGACATGCTAGCCTCGGATCCAGCGTCGTCTGTGAAGATCAGTTCAAGCCTGCTGCTCCAGCCTTACGGAGTTCGGGTACTGAAGAGAAGTAAACGCTAG